The Candidatus Desulfatibia profunda genome includes the window GGAAATCAGCCAGGCCATTTCAAAGGCCCTGGAAAAGGACCCGAAGGACCGTTTCAAAGATTTTAGACAATTCAGCCAGGCCATGGAGATAGATCAGGAAATCCATGACGAGGTAACCCAGATTTTTGATGCAACTCTTGTGGATGCAACCATTGATATCGAAGCCCTACAAAAAGCGCCGGACGTCGCCGAAGTCGCAAAAAAGAAAGCACCCATGGCCTTGATCGCTGCTGCGGTTGTGGCCGTCCTGCTGATTGCCGGAGGCATCGCATACAAATTCGTGATTCAAAAGCCGTCCGGTGGGACGCAGGTCGGGGAGACAGCCAGACTTGAAGAGGTCGTTGAAAAAGGGACGAAAAACAGCAAAGGATTTTATGAGCAGCCGCATCCTGCTGACGCCAGCATCATGATCGTAATGCCTGCCGGTGAATTCACGATGGGTTCGGATCAATATGCTGCTGAAAAACCGGTGCAGAAAATTTATATGGATAAATATCACATCGACAAATATCTGGTTACCAACAAGCAATTCCAAAAATTCGTCGAGGCCACCCATTATGTCACCGATGCCGAAAAAGAAAAGGCCGGTATGGTGAGGGTCGGCCGGCGCTGGAAAAAAGTCGAAGGATCCAACTGGAAAATCCCGGACGGATTGACGTCCATCGAGGGCAAGGACGAACACCCGGTGTCCCAGGTATCCTATAACGACGCCCAGAGCTATTGCAAGTGGGCCGGCAAAGATCTGCCCACCGAAGCCCAGTGGGAAAAGGCCGCCCGGGGACCGAACGGCAATGAATACCCGTGGGGCAATACGGAACCGGATAATACCACCGCCAACTACGACAATATCGTCGGCACTACCACCCCGGTGACCGAATACGAAAAAGGCCAGAGCTACTACGGTGTGCAGGACATGGGCGGAAACGTCTATCAGTGGTGTAAGGACTGGTACGGAACCGCACAGAGGGCCGCCAAGAATCCTGTTGGACCTGAAACCGGGGAGGAGCACGTCATCAAAGGGGGCTCCTTTATCGAAGGCGTCGCCAGCCTGCGCTCGGCTAACCGGGACCGTTACGCGCCGAATTACAGCAGCTTCCTGTTCGGTTTCCGGTGTGCCGCCGAATATGGCAGCTTCTAAAAGTTTCCATTCATAAATAGTTCTTTTTCCGATGAGCAGCGTTCTCCGCGGGTTTCCACCTGCGGCGTACGCCATGTACGCCTC containing:
- a CDS encoding SUMF1/EgtB/PvdO family nonheme iron enzyme; the protein is MINEKLGDYLIIKSLGKGGFGTVWEAQSGDGSTVALKVLNPQVLENEKVVRKFFHEAMILAKLNHPNICKLLEFFPDGDNYCIVMEYVKGAELKKIISQRPGPLPFEQAYKIAKATLDAFQYAHENGILHRDIKPANIMIDKDLNPKIMDFGIARMGTTASHDTAASMLSVHYVPPERFDRSTEIDVRSDIYSLALVFYEMFAGRRPFTATETSQIMFSHLNEIPEPPKKYAEHLPVEISQAISKALEKDPKDRFKDFRQFSQAMEIDQEIHDEVTQIFDATLVDATIDIEALQKAPDVAEVAKKKAPMALIAAAVVAVLLIAGGIAYKFVIQKPSGGTQVGETARLEEVVEKGTKNSKGFYEQPHPADASIMIVMPAGEFTMGSDQYAAEKPVQKIYMDKYHIDKYLVTNKQFQKFVEATHYVTDAEKEKAGMVRVGRRWKKVEGSNWKIPDGLTSIEGKDEHPVSQVSYNDAQSYCKWAGKDLPTEAQWEKAARGPNGNEYPWGNTEPDNTTANYDNIVGTTTPVTEYEKGQSYYGVQDMGGNVYQWCKDWYGTAQRAAKNPVGPETGEEHVIKGGSFIEGVASLRSANRDRYAPNYSSFLFGFRCAAEYGSF